The sequence TGGGCTGCGCGCCTCGACGATCTGGAGCCCGATCTTGAGCTTCTTCGCCGCCGCGCGGACCTCGGCGATCGCCTGCTTCTGGTACACGGTGTTGGCGGGATTCCACAGCACCCCCAGCCGGGAGGCCTTGGGCCGAAGCTCGCGCAGGAGATCGAGCTGCTTGCCGATGGTCTCGGCGGAGGCAGTGGACGTACCGGTGACGTTCGCGCCCGGCCGGGCAAAGCTTGCGACCAGCCCGGAAGCCACCGGATCGCTCACCGCGATCATCACGATGGGAATGGTCTCGGTCGCCTTCATCGCGGCCAGCGTTGCTTGGGTCACCGAGGAGGCAATCACATCGACGTGGAGCCCGACCAGCTCCGCCGCCAAAGTGGGAAGGCGATCGAACTGACCGTCCGCGCTCCGGTACTCTATGGTCAGGTTGCGCCCTTCGGTGTAGCCGAGTCGGCGCATCTCCTGACGGAAGGCCTCCTCGCGGGAGGGGAGCGAGCCCGCGGTGAGGAAGCCCACGCGGTATACCCGGGCCGGCGTCTGCGCGGCCACGAGTGCCGCCGCCCCCGCGAGCACGACTCCCGCCAACAGCGCTGCTCCCCATCGCCGCCAGGACATGGCAGCAAAGATACCGAATCGCTAGGCAGATGGCCACGACCGTGCGATACTGACCGCGTTCTCGAAGCGACTCAGTGAGTCCGAACGGCGGTTTCCCCCGGCAAATCCCCCCGTTCTTCCGTTCACGCCGGACAGACAAGCAGCGCGGTTCCTTGCCCGGCGAGAAGCCCGCTCGATCGAGGTCGATTGCTCATGTCCTTTACTGCCCTGAATCTCCACCCCACCCTGCTGCGCGCCGTCGAGGCGCTCGGCTTCATCGCGCCCACGCCCATCCAGCGCGACGCGATTCCGCCCGTGCGCGAAGGCCGCGACGTCCTCGCCTGCGCCATGACCGGCAGCGGCAAGACCGCTGCGTTCGTTTTGCCCATCGTCGAGCGGCTCATGGCGAAGCCGCGCGGAGTCACGCGCGCCCTCGTCATCGCGCCCACGCGCGAGCTGGCGGCCCAGATCGAGGCCGATCTGCGCGACCTCGCTCGCTTCACGCCGGTGCGAGGCGCCGCGGTGTTCGGCGGCGTCGGCATGGGCCCTCAAGAGGCCGCGCTCCGTCGCGGGGTCGACGTCATCGTCGCCACCCCGGGCCGGCTGCTCGACCACATGCAATACCCCTACGCGCGCCTGGAGGGGCTCGAGGTCCTCGTGCTCGACGAGGCGGACCGCATGCTCGACATGGGCTTTCTCCCCGACATCCGCCGCATCCTCGGGCGTCTGCCGCGGCAGCGCCAGACGCTGCTGTTCTCGGCGACCATGCCCGCGCCGATCGCCGCGCTCGCGCGGGAGTTCCTCCGCAACCCCCTCCCCATCAACCAGGAGCGCAAGGCCGCGCCGGCGACCGGCATCACGCACGCGGTATACCCGGTGGCGCAAGAGCTCAAGAGCGCTTTGCTCCAGGCGCTGCTGCGGCGCGACGACATGCGGAGCGTCCTCGCGTTCACGCGGACCAAGCATCGGTGCAACCGCCTCGCCGAGCAGCTCGCACGGGCCGGCATCGCGACCGAGCGCATCCACGGCAACCGAAGCCAGGGCCAGCGCACGGTGGCGCT is a genomic window of Candidatus Methylomirabilota bacterium containing:
- a CDS encoding DEAD/DEAH box helicase; the protein is MSFTALNLHPTLLRAVEALGFIAPTPIQRDAIPPVREGRDVLACAMTGSGKTAAFVLPIVERLMAKPRGVTRALVIAPTRELAAQIEADLRDLARFTPVRGAAVFGGVGMGPQEAALRRGVDVIVATPGRLLDHMQYPYARLEGLEVLVLDEADRMLDMGFLPDIRRILGRLPRQRQTLLFSATMPAPIAALAREFLRNPLPINQERKAAPATGITHAVYPVAQELKSALLQALLRRDDMRSVLAFTRTKHRCNRLAEQLARAGIATERIHGNRSQGQRTVALDAFKRGKARVLVATDIAARGIDIDELSHVVNFDVPHVAEDYIHRAGRTARAGAVGEAVTFVAPDEMGGLRAIERALGASLPRLTLAGFDYAGRPAEKLEVPLATRVAAIRARRADERARARGNAFRRDASQPTLAGHRGR
- a CDS encoding ABC transporter substrate-binding protein, whose protein sequence is MAGVVLAGAAALVAAQTPARVYRVGFLTAGSLPSREEAFRQEMRRLGYTEGRNLTIEYRSADGQFDRLPTLAAELVGLHVDVIASSVTQATLAAMKATETIPIVMIAVSDPVASGLVASFARPGANVTGTSTASAETIGKQLDLLRELRPKASRLGVLWNPANTVYQKQAIAEVRAAAKKLKIGLQIVEARSPDAFDRAFGTVAGQHVDALLILGDPVFGANVAQLAELGVKHRLLTLSGPREYAEHGLLMTYGPSFGEAHRLAAVYVDRILKGARPADLPVEQVRKFELVLNARTARALGVSLPQSLVARADEVVQ